The Paenibacillus sp. MBLB1832 genome has a window encoding:
- the spoVG gene encoding septation regulator SpoVG, whose amino-acid sequence MQITDVRLRRVNSEGRMKAIASITIDNEFVVHDIRVIDGNNGMFVAMPSKRTPDGEFRDIAHPISSTTREKIQAAVLAEYDRAAVEEEVIEEGA is encoded by the coding sequence GTGCAAATTACAGATGTTAGACTCCGCCGGGTAAACTCCGAGGGGAGGATGAAGGCGATTGCTTCTATTACCATTGATAACGAGTTCGTCGTACACGACATTCGTGTCATCGATGGCAATAACGGAATGTTCGTTGCTATGCCGAGCAAGCGAACACCAGACGGGGAATTCCGCGATATCGCTCATCCGATTTCGTCTACAACTCGCGAGAAAATTCAGGCAGCAGTACTCGCTGAATACGATCGTGCGGCTGTAGAAGAGGAAGTTATTGAAGAAGGCGCATAA
- the glmU gene encoding bifunctional UDP-N-acetylglucosamine diphosphorylase/glucosamine-1-phosphate N-acetyltransferase GlmU, with product MKLMAIVLAAGQGKRMKSRLYKVLHPVVGKPMVGHVVDTLQHIQVTKTVVIVGFGAEAVKGYLGDRAEYALQEQQLGTGHAVLQAKDLLGDEDGMTVVICGDTPLITAATLQETIALHQQSGAAATILTAQLDEPHGYGRIIRGEDGRVTRIVEQKDCSAEEAAVQEINTGTYIFDNRKMFKALASVTNQNVQNEYYLTDVIGILTNAGEIVQGFCMADPAESIGVNDRVALSEAEQLFKARINREHMLNGVTIIDPINTYIEKDVTIGADTVLLPGTILRGKTQIGEQCTIGPQTEIIDSVIQDDVTIKQSVLQDAFVDSETSVGPFAYLRPGAKLGKQVKVGDFVEIKNASLGDGTKVSHLSYVGDAVVGGNVNIGCGAITVNYDGFNKNLTEIGDDAFVGSNVNLIAPVKIGNGAYVVAGSTITRDVNPGDMAIARERQENKAGYADKIKARMKAKKESKSKS from the coding sequence TTGAAGCTCATGGCAATTGTATTGGCTGCCGGCCAAGGTAAACGGATGAAATCGAGGCTGTACAAGGTGCTTCACCCGGTTGTAGGTAAACCGATGGTGGGTCACGTTGTGGACACGCTGCAACATATACAAGTAACGAAAACAGTCGTCATTGTTGGTTTTGGTGCGGAAGCCGTGAAAGGGTACCTAGGAGATCGCGCGGAGTATGCGCTGCAAGAGCAGCAATTAGGCACGGGTCATGCGGTGCTGCAAGCGAAGGACCTACTTGGCGACGAAGATGGCATGACCGTTGTCATTTGCGGAGATACGCCGCTCATTACGGCAGCTACGCTGCAAGAGACGATCGCACTGCATCAGCAGTCTGGCGCGGCGGCTACGATTTTGACAGCGCAGCTGGACGAGCCGCATGGCTACGGACGTATTATTCGCGGCGAAGACGGACGCGTTACGCGTATCGTAGAGCAGAAGGATTGCAGCGCGGAAGAGGCGGCTGTCCAGGAGATTAATACGGGGACGTACATTTTTGATAATCGCAAAATGTTTAAAGCGCTGGCTTCTGTAACGAATCAGAATGTACAGAATGAATACTATTTGACCGATGTCATCGGCATCCTGACGAATGCAGGAGAGATCGTGCAAGGCTTCTGTATGGCAGATCCGGCTGAATCAATTGGTGTGAATGATCGTGTGGCGCTGTCGGAAGCGGAACAGCTCTTCAAAGCGCGCATCAACCGTGAGCATATGCTGAACGGCGTGACGATTATTGACCCGATCAACACATATATTGAGAAGGACGTTACCATTGGTGCAGATACGGTGCTGCTGCCAGGTACGATTTTGAGAGGGAAGACACAGATTGGCGAGCAATGTACGATTGGGCCGCAAACGGAAATTATCGATTCGGTTATCCAAGATGACGTGACGATTAAGCAATCCGTACTGCAGGATGCATTCGTAGACAGCGAGACATCGGTAGGGCCATTCGCTTATCTAAGACCAGGAGCCAAGCTGGGCAAGCAAGTAAAAGTCGGCGACTTCGTTGAAATTAAAAATGCATCTCTCGGAGATGGCACGAAAGTGTCTCATTTGAGCTATGTTGGTGACGCAGTTGTCGGGGGTAATGTGAACATCGGCTGCGGGGCGATCACGGTGAATTACGACGGGTTTAATAAAAACCTTACGGAAATCGGCGATGATGCGTTCGTAGGCAGTAACGTCAATTTGATTGCACCTGTGAAAATTGGGAATGGGGCTTATGTGGTGGCAGGTTCCACGATTACGCGTGATGTGAACCCTGGCGATATGGCGATAGCCCGTGAACGTCAAGAGAACAAAGCGGGTTATGCTGACAAAATTAAAGCTCGGATGAAAGCGAAAAAGGAAAGCAAAAGCAAGTCGTAG
- the pth gene encoding aminoacyl-tRNA hydrolase, which translates to MKCFIGLGNPGKQYEMNRHNVGFMAIDRFAARWGITSFQSKGKGLLAEGNVEGTKVYLLKPMTYMNLSGESMRAFLDFYKAKIEDVVIVYDDMDTSYGQIRLRYQGSPGGHNGIKSIIQHGGTQIFNRIRIGVNRPAPGYNIADYVLSNFSKEEMKSMNDVLDLTCDAMEFCLKESFEKTMAKFNK; encoded by the coding sequence ATGAAATGTTTTATCGGACTCGGAAATCCGGGCAAGCAATATGAAATGAACCGGCATAACGTCGGATTCATGGCGATTGACCGCTTCGCGGCTAGATGGGGGATCACCTCTTTCCAAAGCAAGGGCAAGGGATTGCTTGCCGAAGGGAACGTGGAAGGCACGAAAGTTTACTTGTTGAAACCGATGACTTATATGAACCTGTCGGGAGAATCAATGCGTGCGTTCCTTGACTTTTATAAAGCGAAAATTGAAGATGTGGTGATCGTGTATGACGATATGGATACCTCCTATGGGCAGATTCGTCTGCGCTACCAGGGCAGTCCTGGCGGTCATAACGGAATTAAATCGATTATTCAGCATGGCGGAACGCAAATTTTTAATCGCATTCGCATTGGCGTGAATCGACCAGCCCCTGGCTACAATATTGCCGATTATGTGCTGTCCAACTTTTCCAAAGAAGAGATGAAGTCGATGAATGATGTGCTGGATCTCACTTGCGATGCGATGGAATTCTGCTTGAAAGAATCGTTCGAGAAGACGATGGCCAAGTTTAATAAATAG
- a CDS encoding anti-sigma-F factor Fin family protein, which translates to MIKYICRHCHTFVGEINQRAITEQQLGFHFLTPDERRDIISYNTNGDVTVRVVCDYCHEALEANPELSLLASPLQ; encoded by the coding sequence ATGATCAAGTATATTTGCAGGCATTGTCATACCTTTGTCGGGGAAATTAATCAGCGCGCGATTACGGAGCAGCAGTTAGGCTTCCATTTCTTGACCCCTGATGAGCGTAGAGATATAATATCGTATAACACGAATGGAGATGTTACGGTTAGAGTTGTTTGCGACTATTGCCATGAGGCGCTAGAAGCGAACCCGGAATTATCCCTGCTAGCCAGTCCGTTGCAATAA
- the mfd gene encoding transcription-repair coupling factor, with translation MQALIGAFSADTDFQTIVTGIKSEMKEQLIAGLTGSSRQIMLASLVRDLERPLFVVTHNMFAAQKIAEDLLECLSPEEVLLYPAQELLTIEEAASSPEMLAQRIDVLTKLAGGYRGVVIAPFAGVRRLLPIKQVFEESRVTINVGDSVQLDELLASLSSLGYERVERVETKGEMSVRGGILDLYPLTSENAIRIELFDIEVDSIRTFDVSDQRSIDKLTSVTITPCREIQADRKRLQSAAQHAHELLQAQLAKMTERSAKDKLLEGIGHDIERLREGQTFPGIYKYISLLYTERQTLIDYMPKDSILIIDEPARLLETAKQLERDEAEWMMHALTEGKSLPAFVLSKTYETLLHRRPFPTLYMSLFLRQVAGIQPQNIVNFVCRVMQNFHGQMNLLKAEMERWKKNGSKVILLANGEERAERVRRVLSDYQIEVPEIVDGNLQTGFEMPSIHLVVITEGEIFTQKQRKARKVEKKLENAERIKSYQELKVGDYVVHVNHGIGKYVGIGTLEVGGIHKDYLHIMYAGGDKLSVPIDQIDLIQKYVGSEEKEPKVYKLGGADWARVKSKARASVKDIADELIKLYAERQAAKGYGFGKDSSYQNEFEAMFPYDETRDQLRAIEEIKKDMEKERPMDRLLCGDVGYGKTEVAVRAAFKAAIDGKQVAVLVPTTILAQQHYETFRERFSGYPFNVKVLSRFRSKKEQTEVMKGVKKGTVDVVIGTHRLLSQDVQFKDLGLLIVDEEQRFGVSHKEKLKRLKTNVDVLTLTATPIPRTLHMSMLGVRDLSVIETPPENRFPVQTYVVEYGPTLVREAIERELAREGQVYYLYNRVQGITQIADQISMMIPDARVTVAHGQMGEQELEKTILDFLDGEYDVLVSTSIIETGVDIPNVNTLIVHDADKMGLSQLYQLRGRVGRSNRVAYAYFTYQRDKVLTEVAEKRLQAIKEFTELGSGFKIAMRDLSIRGAGNLLGAEQHGFIASVGFDLYSQMLAEEIAKLKLEIDGDTARPEPDWHTSIDIQLDAYLPSDYIYDSMQKIEIYKKVAAIRTLEEAADLHDELVDRFGDLPQAVFNLLTVARLKAYGSEYRIETISQKGEDYLIKVHIDQNGRLDGQKLLALSKGFDGRIKLNADPQLLIVIRVKGLKPEASIELLEKFLVQYKDVLKTKGELQDVAK, from the coding sequence TTGCAAGCTTTAATTGGAGCTTTTTCTGCGGATACTGACTTTCAAACGATCGTGACAGGCATCAAGTCCGAGATGAAAGAGCAGCTCATTGCTGGTTTGACGGGCTCCTCCAGGCAAATTATGCTGGCCTCACTTGTGCGGGATTTGGAGCGTCCGCTTTTTGTTGTTACCCACAATATGTTCGCTGCTCAGAAGATCGCAGAAGATCTGCTGGAATGCTTATCGCCCGAGGAAGTGCTGCTCTATCCGGCACAAGAACTTCTTACGATTGAAGAGGCGGCGTCGAGCCCAGAAATGCTGGCGCAGCGGATTGATGTATTAACCAAGCTTGCTGGCGGATACCGGGGCGTCGTCATCGCGCCTTTCGCGGGTGTGAGAAGATTGCTGCCGATCAAGCAGGTGTTTGAGGAATCGCGTGTCACGATTAACGTCGGAGACTCGGTGCAGCTAGACGAGCTGTTAGCTTCCTTATCGAGCCTGGGCTACGAGCGAGTTGAGCGCGTAGAGACGAAAGGCGAGATGAGTGTTCGCGGCGGTATTTTGGATCTGTATCCATTGACGTCGGAGAATGCGATACGTATTGAGCTTTTTGATATTGAAGTGGACTCTATTCGAACTTTCGATGTAAGTGACCAGCGGTCAATTGACAAATTAACGTCGGTGACGATCACTCCGTGCCGTGAGATTCAAGCCGATAGAAAGCGGTTACAATCAGCAGCGCAGCACGCGCATGAACTTCTGCAAGCGCAGCTGGCTAAGATGACCGAACGTTCAGCGAAAGACAAGCTGCTTGAAGGCATCGGCCACGACATCGAGCGCTTGCGCGAAGGGCAGACATTCCCTGGCATTTATAAATATATTTCTCTCCTTTATACGGAAAGACAGACGCTCATTGATTACATGCCCAAGGATTCGATTCTTATCATCGACGAGCCTGCTCGCTTGTTAGAAACGGCGAAGCAGTTGGAACGCGATGAAGCCGAATGGATGATGCATGCATTAACTGAGGGGAAGAGCTTGCCGGCTTTTGTGCTGTCCAAAACGTACGAAACCTTGCTGCATCGCAGACCTTTTCCAACGCTGTACATGTCCTTGTTCCTGCGTCAAGTCGCGGGCATTCAGCCGCAAAACATCGTGAATTTCGTATGCCGTGTGATGCAAAATTTCCACGGGCAGATGAATTTACTCAAAGCGGAAATGGAACGCTGGAAGAAGAATGGCAGCAAAGTCATCCTTCTCGCCAATGGCGAAGAGCGTGCGGAACGGGTGCGCCGCGTCTTAAGCGATTATCAGATCGAAGTGCCGGAGATTGTCGACGGAAACTTGCAGACGGGCTTCGAGATGCCGTCCATTCATCTGGTCGTCATTACGGAAGGCGAGATCTTTACTCAGAAGCAGCGCAAAGCACGTAAAGTGGAGAAGAAGCTGGAGAACGCGGAGCGGATTAAGAGCTATCAAGAGCTAAAAGTCGGCGACTACGTTGTCCACGTGAATCACGGGATCGGTAAATATGTAGGCATCGGCACTTTAGAGGTTGGCGGGATTCATAAGGATTATCTGCACATTATGTATGCAGGCGGCGATAAGCTGTCTGTGCCTATTGATCAGATTGATTTGATTCAGAAATATGTCGGCTCTGAAGAGAAGGAACCGAAAGTCTATAAACTCGGCGGCGCTGATTGGGCACGTGTGAAGAGCAAGGCCCGCGCGTCCGTCAAGGATATCGCTGATGAGCTGATTAAGCTGTATGCTGAGCGTCAAGCTGCGAAAGGGTATGGCTTCGGTAAAGACAGCTCGTACCAGAATGAATTCGAAGCGATGTTTCCTTACGATGAAACGAGAGACCAGCTGCGCGCTATTGAAGAGATCAAGAAGGACATGGAGAAAGAGCGTCCGATGGACCGTTTGCTCTGCGGTGACGTGGGCTATGGGAAGACCGAAGTTGCTGTTCGCGCTGCCTTCAAGGCTGCGATTGACGGCAAACAGGTTGCTGTGCTCGTTCCGACGACGATTCTGGCGCAGCAGCACTACGAAACGTTCCGTGAGCGCTTCTCGGGGTATCCGTTTAACGTGAAGGTACTAAGCCGTTTCCGTTCCAAGAAGGAACAGACGGAGGTCATGAAAGGCGTCAAGAAGGGTACCGTGGATGTTGTAATCGGGACGCACCGCCTCTTGTCGCAGGATGTCCAGTTCAAGGATCTCGGCCTACTGATCGTGGACGAGGAGCAGCGTTTCGGCGTGTCCCACAAAGAAAAGCTGAAGCGGCTCAAGACGAATGTGGACGTGCTTACGTTGACGGCGACCCCGATTCCGAGAACGCTGCATATGTCCATGTTGGGTGTGCGAGATTTATCGGTCATTGAGACGCCGCCAGAGAACCGTTTCCCTGTACAGACGTACGTGGTTGAATACGGGCCAACCTTGGTGAGAGAGGCGATTGAGCGCGAATTGGCGCGTGAGGGCCAAGTGTATTACCTATACAATCGTGTACAAGGCATTACGCAAATTGCGGATCAAATCTCCATGATGATTCCCGATGCCCGTGTCACCGTGGCCCATGGTCAGATGGGTGAGCAGGAACTGGAAAAGACAATTCTCGATTTCTTAGACGGCGAGTATGATGTCCTGGTTTCGACAAGCATTATTGAGACGGGTGTCGATATCCCCAACGTGAATACCTTAATTGTGCATGACGCGGATAAAATGGGGCTTTCCCAGCTGTACCAGCTGCGTGGTCGTGTTGGCCGATCGAACCGTGTTGCTTATGCTTATTTCACGTATCAGCGCGATAAAGTGCTGACAGAAGTGGCGGAGAAACGGCTTCAGGCGATTAAAGAGTTTACAGAACTTGGCTCAGGCTTTAAAATTGCGATGAGGGACTTGTCGATTCGTGGCGCAGGTAACTTGCTTGGTGCTGAACAGCACGGTTTTATTGCTTCTGTCGGTTTTGATTTATACTCGCAAATGCTTGCGGAAGAAATTGCGAAGCTGAAGCTGGAAATAGACGGAGATACGGCGCGGCCAGAACCAGATTGGCATACGTCGATCGACATCCAATTGGATGCCTATCTGCCATCTGACTACATCTATGACAGCATGCAGAAAATTGAAATTTACAAAAAAGTGGCCGCCATTCGTACGCTGGAAGAAGCCGCGGATTTGCATGATGAGCTCGTCGACCGTTTCGGCGACCTGCCGCAGGCCGTGTTCAACCTACTGACAGTGGCTCGTTTGAAAGCATACGGTTCGGAATACCGCATTGAAACGATCAGCCAAAAAGGGGAGGATTACCTAATCAAGGTGCATATCGACCAGAATGGCAGACTGGATGGTCAGAAGCTACTTGCTTTATCCAAAGGCTTTGATGGTCGTATCAAATTGAACGCAGATCCGCAGCTCTTAATTGTTATCCGCGTTAAAGGCTTGAAGCCGGAAGCCTCCATCGAATTATTGGAGAAATTCTTGGTACAATATAAGGATGTTTTGAAAACGAAAGGGGAATTACAGGATGTTGCCAAGTGA
- a CDS encoding peptidylprolyl isomerase yields MLPSETSKQRLSSKKWVIGLVTVVLAFSVLSACGSKKDATSSPSASAAATGNPTDIIATYKEGGKITRAEFNSFINVNKMFSPQLAQYLTDPAFQQDMLKQMVTFRVLAAKADDKVKADADKQVTEQMKAITDYFGKQEGGMDKQLKDNSIELKDIESLMKLSFYTMGSMESKITDKAVQDAYKEQAAAHAFDVATVSHILVALKDSATQADLRTKDEALKRAKDVKAKLDAGGDFAALAKEFSDDPGSKEAGGTYKDADINQWVPEFKDAASTLPINKISDPVETSFGYHIMKVESRSTKQLDDTLKTQIKSQLAEKSLSEFAENEYPKLIETNNLPKAEASPAPAASPAASPAASPAAK; encoded by the coding sequence ATGTTGCCAAGTGAAACTAGCAAACAACGACTTTCTTCGAAAAAATGGGTTATAGGTTTGGTGACAGTCGTCCTTGCCTTCTCCGTGCTCAGTGCATGCGGAAGCAAGAAGGACGCAACATCCTCGCCATCCGCTTCAGCGGCTGCGACAGGCAATCCAACTGATATTATCGCGACGTACAAAGAAGGCGGCAAAATTACACGCGCCGAGTTTAATTCATTCATTAACGTTAATAAAATGTTCTCCCCGCAATTGGCTCAATACTTGACTGATCCTGCGTTCCAACAAGATATGTTGAAGCAAATGGTGACGTTCCGTGTGCTTGCAGCGAAAGCGGATGATAAAGTGAAAGCCGATGCGGATAAGCAAGTGACCGAGCAAATGAAAGCAATCACGGATTACTTCGGCAAGCAAGAAGGCGGCATGGATAAGCAATTGAAAGACAATAGCATCGAGCTTAAAGATATCGAGAGCTTGATGAAATTAAGCTTCTACACGATGGGCAGCATGGAAAGCAAAATCACAGATAAAGCGGTTCAAGATGCTTATAAAGAACAAGCAGCAGCACACGCATTCGATGTAGCAACAGTAAGCCACATTCTTGTGGCGCTGAAAGACTCAGCAACGCAAGCAGATCTTCGTACGAAAGATGAAGCTTTGAAACGTGCGAAAGATGTGAAAGCGAAGCTAGATGCTGGCGGCGATTTCGCGGCGCTTGCAAAAGAGTTCTCGGATGACCCAGGGTCGAAAGAAGCTGGCGGTACGTATAAAGATGCAGATATCAATCAATGGGTGCCTGAATTCAAGGATGCAGCAAGCACACTTCCAATTAACAAAATCAGCGATCCTGTTGAAACGTCTTTTGGTTACCACATCATGAAGGTAGAATCCAGAAGCACGAAGCAATTGGATGATACGCTCAAAACACAAATTAAATCTCAGCTTGCCGAGAAATCGTTGTCTGAGTTCGCAGAAAACGAATATCCGAAGTTGATTGAAACGAACAATCTGCCAAAAGCAGAAGCAAGCCCAGCTCCAGCGGCTAGTCCAGCAGCAAGTCCTGCTGCAAGCCCTGCGGCGAAGTAA
- the spoVT gene encoding stage V sporulation protein T, whose product MKATGIVRRIDDLGRVVIPKEIRRTLRIREGDPLEIFVDRDGEVILKKYSPIGELGDFAKEYAESLFESTNHVALISDRDSIIAMAGGSKKDYLEKSVGSIIESCMENRKAVIESNSGQFEIIKDANETFTSFVAAPIVAGGDPIGSVILISKDENVKMGNMEVKMVETAAGFLAKQMEQ is encoded by the coding sequence ATGAAAGCAACTGGAATTGTCCGTCGGATAGATGATTTAGGGAGAGTTGTAATCCCCAAGGAAATACGGCGCACCCTACGCATTCGTGAAGGTGACCCTTTGGAGATTTTCGTTGATCGTGATGGAGAAGTGATTCTGAAGAAATATTCACCGATTGGAGAGCTCGGTGATTTCGCGAAAGAATATGCCGAGTCGTTATTTGAAAGCACGAACCATGTCGCCTTAATCTCAGATCGTGATTCCATCATTGCCATGGCTGGAGGCTCTAAGAAGGATTATTTAGAGAAATCCGTTGGGTCTATAATTGAGAGCTGTATGGAGAATCGCAAAGCGGTAATTGAAAGCAACTCAGGGCAATTTGAAATCATTAAAGACGCAAATGAAACGTTCACATCCTTCGTCGCAGCGCCAATTGTAGCAGGAGGCGATCCGATTGGCTCAGTCATCCTGATTTCGAAAGACGAGAACGTGAAGATGGGGAATATGGAAGTGAAAATGGTCGAGACAGCAGCAGGCTTTCTGGCCAAGCAGATGGAGCAATGA
- a CDS encoding putative polysaccharide biosynthesis protein gives MMSGKRSLAMGVIGEERAVPPEKPGFAGKQGDKLLKGAAWLGAATVISKLLGTLQKIPLQNVAGDVAFGIYNAVYPLYILILFAATAGFPVAVAKFVSERVVAGDHQGARRIVYISTGVLMLAGVALFLLLYLGAETLAGWMGIPQTVTAIRSVSFALLLSPLLAVLRGYFQGYQNMVPTAVSQVIEQFIRVITMVALLLYLVALAYDEAWIAAGATFGSVTGAGAGLIVMAVYWRKSLREERGKVVEEREVGAEGELGEEEERTGDRELSSWAWVKRITLYAIPVCLGAIVVPLLTIVDTFTMPRLLKATLGSELEAMRQFGLYNRGLPLVQLVVMIASTMSAAIVPAIAEAKARGQSGSIDFRAEMSIRLAWQIGLGASFGLAFAAVPINVMLYTNAEASWTMAVLAFTALFSTLNAVTASVLQGAGAIRTPANALLVAIVLKALGNVWLMPRWGIDGAALSAVIAYAAAAGLNLVQLRRCTGVRFALRPYAVSPALGVGLMGGGLAALQGLAMLASAAWHVPERWGASAIAIIGVAGGAAVYGLALLRSGGISRDELRLMPELDRKLAPVLAKLGPRRAPRGPADPE, from the coding sequence ATGATGTCGGGGAAGAGGAGTCTGGCCATGGGGGTCATCGGTGAGGAGAGGGCAGTTCCGCCCGAGAAGCCAGGATTTGCAGGCAAGCAGGGGGATAAGCTATTAAAGGGTGCTGCATGGCTAGGCGCGGCTACTGTCATTTCAAAGCTGTTAGGAACGTTACAGAAGATTCCGCTGCAAAATGTAGCGGGGGACGTGGCTTTTGGTATTTATAATGCGGTTTATCCGCTCTATATTTTGATCTTATTTGCGGCTACAGCGGGGTTTCCCGTAGCGGTAGCAAAGTTTGTTAGCGAGCGCGTCGTGGCAGGGGATCATCAAGGCGCGAGGCGAATCGTGTATATTTCGACTGGTGTATTGATGCTGGCGGGTGTGGCGCTGTTTCTACTGCTATATCTGGGTGCTGAAACTCTCGCTGGTTGGATGGGGATTCCGCAAACGGTGACAGCGATCCGAAGTGTATCCTTCGCTTTGCTGTTATCTCCGTTGCTGGCTGTCCTCCGCGGATATTTCCAAGGGTATCAGAATATGGTGCCGACGGCCGTCTCCCAAGTCATTGAGCAGTTCATTCGCGTGATTACGATGGTCGCGCTCTTATTATATTTAGTTGCGCTTGCTTACGATGAGGCGTGGATTGCTGCGGGTGCCACCTTCGGTTCTGTCACGGGAGCGGGTGCAGGATTGATTGTAATGGCCGTGTATTGGCGCAAGTCGCTGCGGGAAGAGCGAGGGAAGGTCGTCGAAGAACGAGAGGTAGGAGCTGAGGGAGAGTTAGGCGAGGAGGAGGAGCGAACGGGGGATAGAGAGCTATCCTCCTGGGCGTGGGTGAAGAGGATTACCTTGTATGCGATTCCAGTGTGCCTTGGTGCGATCGTCGTTCCTTTATTGACGATTGTGGATACGTTCACAATGCCGCGTCTCTTGAAAGCCACACTAGGCAGCGAGCTGGAGGCGATGCGCCAATTCGGTTTGTACAATCGCGGGCTACCGCTCGTACAGCTCGTTGTGATGATCGCTTCTACGATGTCGGCGGCCATTGTGCCTGCGATTGCCGAGGCCAAGGCGAGAGGCCAGAGCGGCAGCATTGATTTCCGCGCGGAAATGTCGATCCGACTCGCGTGGCAGATTGGTCTAGGCGCCTCGTTTGGGCTGGCGTTCGCGGCAGTGCCCATCAACGTCATGCTTTATACGAACGCCGAGGCGAGCTGGACCATGGCCGTGTTGGCTTTCACGGCCTTGTTTAGTACATTGAACGCGGTCACGGCCAGCGTTCTCCAAGGCGCCGGCGCGATCCGCACGCCGGCGAATGCCCTGCTCGTTGCCATCGTGCTGAAAGCACTTGGCAACGTGTGGCTGATGCCCCGCTGGGGCATCGACGGCGCCGCACTTAGCGCGGTGATCGCCTACGCCGCTGCGGCGGGGCTGAATCTGGTGCAGCTGCGCCGCTGCACCGGGGTGCGCTTCGCGCTGCGGCCGTACGCCGTCAGTCCCGCGCTGGGCGTGGGACTGATGGGCGGCGGCCTCGCAGCGCTGCAAGGGCTGGCCATGCTCGCTAGCGCGGCATGGCACGTGCCTGAGCGATGGGGCGCGAGCGCCATCGCCATCATTGGCGTAGCCGGCGGCGCGGCCGTCTACGGGCTGGCGCTGCTGCGCAGCGGGGGCATCAGCCGCGACGAGCTGCGGCTGATGCCGGAGCTGGACCGGAAGTTGGCGCCGGTCCTGGCGAAGCTCGGGCCGCGGAGGGCTCCGCGCGGCCCTGCCGATCCCGAGTAG